Proteins from a genomic interval of Lusitaniella coriacea LEGE 07157:
- a CDS encoding DEAD/DEAH box helicase codes for MNLPQSPTNLNLETLFPFELDDFQKDAIAALDAGQSVVVCAPTGSGKTLIGEYAIHRALAQGQRVFYTTPLKALSNQKLRDFQQKFGEELVGLITGDILINVKAPVVVMTTEIFRNMLYETPIGQVGTSVRDIGAVILDECHYLSDRQRGTVWEESIIYCPTQIQLVALSATIGNPQELTDWISSVRASAQQEETEENDCTLINSDFRPVPLRFYFSTVKGLVPLLNGKQTQINPKLKAKHPHKRRRRRMEDCPSIPLVISQLQERDMLPAIYLIFSRRGCDRAVDILSEKTLVNPNEARRIQQRIDEFIQQHPEASKNGQFEPLTRGIASHHAGLLPDWKSLVEELFEAGLVKVVFATATLAAGINMPARTTVLSALSKRSDDGHRLLTPSEFLQISGRAGRRGMDTIGHVVTVQTPFEGAKEAAYLATATPEPLRSWFTPSYGMVLNLLQKHTIKEAKDLLERSFAEYLAQRKLAPEQQAIASLTTDIAKLNIELAPINPKQFTDYEKLSERLKEERRLVKVLQQQAEATQKVEIAKTLTDIAPGQIFYLKGKQIPVQEPLPALLFEKAPGKGQSPYLICLGANNRWYVSASNNVVGIADISFPESALSSLVPPTGLTLKQGQTRKGDAASVPIAQQIRDRVQPLTPAPEVLEYQERVERLTAKLENHPLHQWGNSKNLLKRYKKRLALREQLKQSQSKYQRHQLNRSYYWQDFLNLIEILREFGALDEFVPTPLGEATAAIRSENELWLSLILLSGELETLAPHQLAATLCAAITETPRQDSWSNFAPSQESLEVLDKLQNTRRRLNQVQHQHNVALPVWLERRLMGVVEQWALGEAFSVDWNQLCDETSLDDGDIVRMLRRTVDVLLQLPQIPGISEILQINARLAATQMRRFPV; via the coding sequence GTGAACCTTCCTCAAAGCCCTACCAATTTGAATCTCGAAACTCTCTTTCCCTTTGAACTCGATGATTTCCAGAAAGACGCGATCGCGGCACTCGATGCGGGTCAATCCGTTGTAGTTTGCGCGCCGACGGGATCGGGAAAAACTCTCATTGGCGAATACGCAATTCATCGGGCATTAGCGCAAGGACAGCGCGTTTTCTACACAACCCCCCTTAAAGCCCTCTCCAATCAGAAACTAAGAGACTTTCAACAAAAGTTCGGCGAAGAACTTGTTGGTTTGATCACCGGAGATATTCTGATCAACGTTAAAGCCCCTGTCGTGGTGATGACCACAGAAATTTTCCGCAATATGCTCTACGAAACCCCCATTGGGCAAGTGGGGACTTCTGTCAGGGATATTGGGGCGGTGATTCTCGATGAATGCCATTACTTGAGCGATCGCCAGCGCGGTACGGTATGGGAAGAATCGATTATTTACTGTCCCACACAAATTCAACTTGTCGCCCTCTCTGCAACCATTGGCAACCCCCAGGAATTAACAGATTGGATCTCCAGCGTGCGCGCTTCAGCACAACAGGAGGAAACGGAAGAAAACGATTGCACTCTGATTAACTCCGACTTTCGCCCCGTTCCCCTGCGCTTTTACTTCAGTACGGTGAAAGGACTCGTTCCCCTGCTCAACGGCAAACAAACTCAAATTAACCCCAAACTCAAAGCAAAGCATCCCCACAAACGGCGGCGGCGCAGAATGGAAGACTGTCCCTCAATTCCTTTGGTCATTTCCCAATTGCAAGAGCGAGATATGCTTCCGGCAATTTACCTGATCTTCAGCCGTCGGGGATGCGATCGCGCGGTGGACATATTAAGCGAGAAAACCCTTGTCAATCCGAACGAAGCCCGTCGCATTCAACAGCGTATTGATGAATTTATCCAACAACATCCCGAAGCATCCAAGAACGGACAGTTTGAACCCCTCACGCGGGGTATTGCCTCCCACCACGCCGGACTTCTCCCGGATTGGAAAAGCTTAGTCGAAGAACTGTTTGAAGCGGGGTTGGTGAAAGTGGTTTTTGCCACCGCCACTCTCGCCGCCGGGATCAATATGCCCGCACGGACAACAGTGCTATCCGCTCTTTCCAAACGCAGCGACGACGGACACCGCTTGCTCACCCCCTCCGAATTCCTGCAAATCTCCGGGCGCGCGGGACGACGAGGAATGGATACAATCGGTCATGTCGTTACGGTACAAACGCCCTTTGAAGGGGCAAAAGAAGCCGCTTACCTGGCAACGGCTACCCCAGAACCCCTCAGAAGTTGGTTTACGCCGTCCTATGGCATGGTGCTTAATTTATTGCAAAAGCACACGATTAAAGAGGCAAAAGACTTATTAGAACGAAGTTTTGCGGAATATCTTGCCCAACGCAAACTTGCCCCAGAACAGCAGGCGATCGCGTCCCTGACCACAGACATTGCTAAACTCAATATCGAACTCGCTCCCATCAATCCCAAACAATTTACCGATTATGAAAAACTGAGCGAGCGCTTAAAAGAAGAACGTCGCTTGGTTAAAGTCTTGCAACAGCAAGCCGAAGCCACCCAAAAAGTGGAAATTGCTAAAACCCTTACAGACATTGCGCCCGGTCAAATTTTCTATCTCAAAGGCAAGCAAATTCCCGTCCAGGAACCCCTTCCCGCCCTTTTGTTTGAAAAAGCCCCTGGAAAAGGGCAATCCCCTTATCTCATTTGTTTGGGGGCAAATAATCGCTGGTATGTGAGTGCGAGCAATAATGTGGTGGGGATTGCAGACATTTCATTTCCCGAAAGCGCGCTCTCTTCCCTGGTTCCCCCTACCGGACTCACCCTCAAACAAGGTCAAACCCGTAAAGGGGATGCGGCTTCTGTACCCATTGCTCAACAAATCCGCGATCGCGTACAACCCTTGACCCCAGCCCCCGAAGTCCTAGAATATCAAGAGCGAGTCGAGCGTCTCACCGCTAAACTAGAGAATCACCCCCTGCATCAATGGGGAAATTCCAAAAATCTCCTCAAACGTTATAAAAAACGTTTAGCACTCCGCGAACAACTCAAGCAAAGTCAATCGAAATATCAACGCCATCAACTCAACCGTTCCTACTACTGGCAAGATTTTCTCAACCTCATCGAAATTTTGCGGGAATTCGGCGCTTTGGATGAATTCGTCCCCACTCCCCTCGGAGAAGCAACCGCCGCCATTCGCAGTGAAAACGAGCTGTGGTTGTCCTTAATCCTCCTCTCCGGAGAACTAGAAACCCTTGCCCCTCACCAACTTGCTGCAACCCTCTGTGCGGCAATTACCGAAACCCCCCGCCAGGACAGTTGGAGCAACTTTGCCCCCTCCCAAGAATCCCTCGAAGTCCTCGATAAGTTGCAAAACACGCGGCGGCGACTCAATCAAGTCCAGCACCAGCACAATGTTGCACTCCCCGTTTGGTTGGAACGCCGATTAATGGGAG
- a CDS encoding SGNH/GDSL hydrolase family protein, whose translation MQLFSKVIASVAVTTIASLTLFESSAQAFTLRTNPSPSQELQILLIGDSNTRGKSWDPAGYRDNLWSLFQQKKFNVSFVGDRTWCAKNRSELLNNKDCPKKVDGAEFKENEKANKHAAVGGATINDLHKNGVSSLLDLNKPRIALLMAGTNDLNTGDTAKTAFDDLKLLVSKILPSVDGLFVSTIQPFNNKSVDYNSLIHKNLYKDIKDPKLYVVNHNLTRGQLEVSDNEKLHPSKEGYTQMATKWFESIVSSATKVEKDAKKYDFDLMAGDITATGNLLYGGPFGKFTDESILNENATWNISFTGIDLKGNDFGFRLESGSSQWEFDNVGGSGSDGDSFFKATENKLLFGARNFTNLVGTPLDAFGSIVGASKVDFSLFGPASGKVGFDLFSVSDDSDVTTERQPFSQLKTSGNVDFTPVPEPGTILGLMAIAGIGMGLKRKSTRV comes from the coding sequence ATGCAACTCTTCTCAAAAGTAATCGCATCCGTAGCCGTCACAACTATTGCATCTCTCACACTTTTTGAATCTTCGGCTCAAGCTTTTACATTAAGGACTAATCCATCTCCTTCCCAAGAACTTCAGATTCTTCTGATTGGTGACTCAAATACTCGTGGAAAATCATGGGATCCAGCAGGCTATCGAGACAATCTTTGGAGCCTTTTTCAACAAAAAAAATTCAATGTAAGCTTTGTTGGAGATCGGACATGGTGTGCAAAAAACAGAAGTGAACTTTTAAATAATAAAGACTGTCCTAAAAAGGTTGATGGTGCTGAATTCAAAGAAAATGAAAAGGCGAATAAACACGCCGCAGTAGGTGGAGCAACGATAAACGATCTGCACAAAAATGGAGTATCAAGTCTTTTGGATCTAAATAAGCCTAGAATTGCTCTACTTATGGCAGGTACTAACGATCTTAATACAGGTGATACAGCTAAAACAGCATTTGACGATCTCAAATTATTGGTCAGCAAGATCTTACCTTCAGTTGATGGATTATTTGTATCAACAATTCAACCTTTTAATAACAAGTCAGTTGACTATAACAGTTTGATACACAAAAATCTTTATAAAGACATAAAAGATCCAAAACTATATGTTGTCAATCACAATCTTACACGAGGTCAGCTTGAAGTCAGCGACAACGAAAAACTACATCCTAGTAAAGAGGGTTATACTCAAATGGCAACTAAATGGTTTGAGAGCATAGTATCAAGCGCAACCAAAGTTGAGAAGGATGCAAAAAAATATGACTTCGATCTTATGGCAGGTGACATTACTGCAACTGGAAATCTTTTGTATGGCGGGCCTTTTGGGAAGTTCACGGATGAGTCGATCTTGAATGAGAATGCAACTTGGAATATATCTTTTACTGGAATAGATTTAAAAGGGAATGATTTTGGCTTTCGCTTGGAAAGTGGCAGTTCGCAATGGGAATTTGATAATGTTGGTGGAAGTGGAAGCGATGGTGATTCATTCTTTAAAGCAACGGAAAACAAACTGCTGTTTGGTGCAAGAAACTTTACAAACTTAGTTGGCACGCCACTGGATGCCTTTGGCTCTATCGTTGGTGCATCTAAAGTAGATTTTTCTCTTTTTGGTCCTGCCTCTGGGAAGGTTGGCTTCGATTTATTTAGCGTTTCTGATGATTCTGATGTTACGACAGAACGGCAACCGTTCTCTCAATTAAAAACATCTGGAAATGTCGATTTTACTCCCGTTCCCGAACCTGGAACAATCTTAGGTTTAATGGCGATTGCAGGAATTGGAATGGGTTTGAAACGAAAATCTACAAGAGTTTAA
- a CDS encoding serine/threonine protein kinase → MVWKPGKQLHENQYTIQRVLGRGRFGVTYLARDRDNIPIAIKTPNPETLSQPEFERLQAVFVTEAVKLAKCQHPHIVTTEEPFQEEGIWCIVMEYIDGVDLASRAQAILPEAEALQYIQQIGEALIEVHENNLLHRDIRPGNIMVRAGKAEAILIDFGLAMDFDNELSVTRTEEIMKGFAPIELYARSSQRGAYTDIYALGATLYVLLTGKTPAGADERQMSGVKLIPPKEHNPAISRKINRAILWAMELDANQRPQSVQEWLKDGLDLEIDPAAIQQSSNTEQTTVSKPKIETWKLVIAGIAALGALLAGLSGLADLFDSLKPDNSPPPPANSSPN, encoded by the coding sequence ATGGTTTGGAAACCCGGAAAGCAGTTGCACGAGAATCAATACACGATACAGCGCGTGTTAGGGCGAGGGCGTTTTGGCGTGACGTATTTGGCACGCGATCGCGATAATATTCCTATTGCGATTAAAACGCCCAATCCAGAAACCCTCAGTCAACCCGAATTTGAACGACTGCAAGCGGTGTTTGTCACCGAAGCGGTTAAGTTGGCGAAGTGCCAACACCCTCACATCGTCACCACCGAAGAACCTTTCCAGGAAGAGGGAATTTGGTGCATTGTGATGGAATATATCGACGGGGTTGACCTTGCCAGTCGCGCCCAAGCCATTTTACCGGAAGCCGAAGCGCTGCAATACATTCAACAAATTGGCGAGGCGTTGATTGAAGTCCATGAAAATAACTTGTTGCACCGCGATATTCGACCGGGGAATATTATGGTACGGGCGGGAAAAGCCGAAGCCATCCTCATTGATTTTGGCTTGGCGATGGATTTTGACAACGAATTAAGCGTTACGCGAACCGAAGAGATAATGAAGGGTTTCGCCCCAATTGAATTGTACGCGCGATCGTCACAGCGCGGTGCGTACACGGATATCTACGCATTGGGTGCAACGCTGTACGTTCTCTTGACAGGAAAAACACCTGCGGGTGCGGACGAACGCCAAATGTCCGGAGTTAAACTCATTCCACCCAAGGAGCATAATCCCGCCATTAGCCGTAAAATAAATCGTGCAATTCTCTGGGCGATGGAATTGGACGCGAATCAACGTCCTCAATCGGTGCAAGAGTGGTTAAAAGACGGTTTGGATTTGGAGATCGATCCTGCTGCAATTCAGCAATCTTCAAACACAGAACAAACAACCGTTTCTAAACCCAAAATTGAAACCTGGAAATTAGTCATCGCAGGAATTGCTGCACTCGGCGCTCTCTTAGCAGGATTGTCGGGACTTGCCGATCTTTTTGATAGTTTGAAACCCGATAATTCTCCCCCACCGCCTGCCAATTCTTCACCTAATTAA
- a CDS encoding RuBisCO accumulation factor 1, producing the protein MSENHPSQLSEETAQTLLLQLRRKEGTWVDWGKACHQLQKAGYLTAQIFEETGFEGSQQNLVIVAAQVYESLTKVDASEALLSYCRGPRSDVLYEFRILGQSQRLAAAKLAMEKQLDVDDAKEVARAIKQFSRFSRSPEGFSSDPGDAVAYQCWQRARSKKDLQARSRLIAKGLRFAQSSTARERIEQLLSDFTVVSAQRAPLLPLYRLQEEEQIPRVIPVAGEMPLTPKDIEAIAKVEKIEPFGMVQYSGSGAYVPIPGWQAVLRAEDPVALFCNSDRLPDAEVRSFERVAIVVDRDAKEWDANSYFLVEQEGELDIQWFPEAPKFPILGQVIVILRPKRILDEDNLMEPWQMDD; encoded by the coding sequence ATGAGTGAAAATCATCCGTCTCAACTTTCTGAAGAGACTGCCCAAACCCTGCTGTTGCAGTTGCGACGCAAGGAAGGAACATGGGTGGATTGGGGAAAAGCTTGCCACCAACTCCAAAAGGCGGGTTATCTCACAGCGCAGATTTTTGAGGAGACGGGTTTTGAGGGAAGTCAGCAAAATCTTGTTATCGTTGCAGCGCAGGTGTATGAGAGTTTGACGAAGGTGGATGCGTCTGAGGCGCTTCTGAGTTACTGTCGCGGACCCCGTAGCGATGTATTGTATGAGTTTCGCATCCTCGGTCAGTCGCAACGCCTAGCGGCGGCAAAGTTGGCGATGGAAAAGCAGTTGGATGTGGACGATGCAAAGGAGGTGGCGCGGGCAATTAAGCAGTTTTCTCGCTTTTCGCGTTCCCCAGAAGGGTTTTCTTCGGATCCCGGCGACGCGGTGGCGTATCAGTGCTGGCAAAGGGCGCGGTCAAAAAAAGACCTACAGGCGCGATCGCGCCTCATTGCCAAGGGATTAAGATTTGCTCAATCCTCCACCGCCAGAGAACGAATCGAGCAGCTTCTGAGCGATTTTACGGTGGTTTCAGCCCAACGCGCTCCCCTCCTTCCCTTATATCGCTTGCAAGAGGAAGAACAAATTCCCCGAGTCATTCCAGTAGCGGGAGAAATGCCCCTCACTCCCAAAGATATCGAAGCCATCGCGAAAGTTGAAAAAATCGAACCCTTTGGGATGGTTCAATATTCCGGTAGCGGTGCTTACGTTCCCATTCCCGGTTGGCAAGCGGTTTTGAGGGCAGAAGACCCCGTCGCCCTGTTCTGCAATAGCGATCGATTGCCCGACGCAGAAGTCCGTTCCTTTGAACGAGTCGCGATTGTGGTAGATCGAGATGCGAAAGAGTGGGATGCAAACAGTTATTTTCTCGTGGAACAAGAAGGGGAATTGGATATTCAATGGTTTCCCGAAGCACCCAAATTCCCCATTCTCGGTCAAGTTATTGTGATTTTGCGTCCCAAGCGGATTCTCGATGAGGATAATTTGATGGAGCCGTGGCAAATGGATGATTGA
- a CDS encoding tetratricopeptide repeat protein, which produces MRNIAATRFLPAALTLACLLPIAPVRAQSATPPPTTEYSEEAAYEEYMRLGFAAAKREDHKTAAMYFRYALYYNPKDREATIAYWNARDAMNTNEEGDKPAYDRYMEIGYDATEDGDYQTALINFRRALEERQGDYFATQAIRNVQTYINRGEGASASEVSTEANYFPGESRYDRYMRLGYAASQREDHRQAAEQFRSALYERPDDRTATIAFWNARNALTPESTDGTNTATETRYERYMRIGYDATERKDYQTALINFRRALEERPGDSYATDAIQNVQTYINRSKNR; this is translated from the coding sequence ATGAGAAACATTGCCGCTACTCGATTTCTACCCGCCGCACTAACCTTGGCTTGCTTGCTCCCCATTGCACCCGTTCGAGCGCAATCTGCAACCCCACCTCCCACCACAGAATATTCCGAGGAAGCCGCTTACGAAGAATATATGCGATTGGGTTTTGCGGCCGCGAAACGGGAAGATCATAAAACCGCAGCAATGTATTTCCGCTACGCACTCTACTACAACCCCAAAGATCGCGAGGCGACAATTGCCTATTGGAATGCTAGAGACGCGATGAATACCAATGAAGAAGGCGACAAACCCGCTTACGATCGCTATATGGAAATTGGTTACGATGCCACCGAAGACGGAGATTATCAAACTGCACTAATTAACTTCAGAAGAGCGCTAGAAGAACGGCAGGGAGATTATTTCGCAACCCAAGCCATTCGGAACGTACAGACCTACATCAATCGCGGCGAAGGAGCCTCTGCTAGCGAGGTATCGACCGAGGCAAACTACTTCCCCGGAGAATCGCGCTACGACCGTTATATGCGCCTGGGGTATGCCGCATCACAACGGGAAGATCATCGCCAAGCCGCCGAACAATTTAGAAGTGCGCTATACGAACGTCCGGACGACAGAACAGCGACAATCGCGTTTTGGAATGCCAGGAATGCTCTGACTCCGGAGTCAACCGATGGAACCAATACCGCCACTGAAACCCGCTACGAACGATATATGCGTATTGGCTACGATGCCACCGAACGCAAAGATTATCAAACCGCACTGATTAATTTCAGAAGAGCCTTAGAAGAACGTCCGGGAGATTCCTACGCTACGGATGCGATTCAGAATGTACAAACTTACATTAATCGCAGCAAAAATCGCTAA
- a CDS encoding peptide ABC transporter substrate-binding protein — MPILSQKSATTFFHLAFWVFPLTLSIAACNPTENQTATQSANTDTLKLLYWQAPTILNPHLSTGLKDVEASRITLEPLASFDNDGEMVPFLAAEIPSIENGGLSEDRKSVTWKLKPELKWSDGTPFTAEDVAFTYDFISTPEVGATTAGIYELIETVEAIDPTTVKITFKKPNPAWFAVFVGTEGMILPKHKFAAYRGAKAREAPANLMAVGTGPYRVVTFKPGDVVVYEANPEFREAEKVGFKRVELKGGGDATSAARAVMQTGDADFAYNLQLEAPVLKELSEAGKGRVASISNSQVERVLINFTDPNRETAEGERSSLQFPHPFFSEVEVRQAFNLAIARDEIAQQLYGSMGNPTANFLVAPQQFVSPNTRYEFNPEKAATLLDDAGWKDTDGNGIRDKNGVEMRIIFQTSVNPLRQKTQEIIKQALTKIGVAVELKSIDPSVFFSSDPASRDTTERFEADLQMFTTGNTNPDPVSYLQTYICNSIPQKKNNWSGDNVSRYCNPEYDALWQQSTEELDPQKRQALFIQMNDLLVNQAVVLPIVDRQETVGVSNSLDGFELTPWDLNTWKIAQWKRKEG, encoded by the coding sequence ATGCCTATCCTTTCCCAAAAATCCGCTACAACCTTCTTTCATCTTGCTTTTTGGGTTTTTCCTCTAACCCTATCTATCGCGGCGTGCAATCCCACAGAGAACCAAACCGCGACGCAATCTGCCAACACAGATACCCTCAAACTCCTATACTGGCAAGCACCCACGATCCTCAATCCACACCTTTCCACGGGTTTGAAGGACGTTGAAGCGAGTCGCATTACTCTCGAACCCCTCGCGAGTTTTGACAATGATGGGGAAATGGTTCCGTTTCTGGCGGCGGAAATTCCCTCAATAGAGAACGGCGGACTCTCGGAAGATCGAAAATCGGTGACGTGGAAGTTGAAACCGGAACTGAAGTGGTCGGATGGAACGCCTTTCACTGCGGAGGACGTGGCGTTTACCTACGACTTCATCTCAACGCCGGAGGTTGGCGCAACCACGGCAGGAATTTACGAACTCATCGAAACTGTCGAGGCGATTGACCCGACTACGGTGAAAATTACGTTCAAAAAACCGAATCCCGCTTGGTTTGCCGTTTTTGTGGGAACGGAGGGGATGATTTTACCCAAGCACAAGTTTGCGGCGTATCGGGGAGCAAAGGCGAGAGAAGCACCCGCAAATTTAATGGCGGTGGGAACGGGACCCTATCGCGTGGTGACTTTTAAACCGGGGGATGTGGTGGTGTATGAGGCGAATCCCGAATTTCGAGAGGCGGAAAAGGTGGGGTTTAAGCGGGTGGAACTCAAAGGCGGCGGCGATGCAACCTCTGCGGCGCGTGCGGTGATGCAAACGGGAGATGCGGATTTTGCTTATAATTTGCAGTTGGAAGCGCCGGTGTTAAAGGAGTTGTCTGAGGCGGGGAAGGGTCGCGTTGCTTCGATTTCCAATTCCCAAGTAGAGCGGGTTTTAATCAATTTTACCGATCCGAATCGCGAGACGGCAGAGGGGGAGCGATCCAGCTTACAATTTCCCCATCCTTTCTTTTCGGAGGTGGAGGTACGTCAGGCATTCAATCTCGCGATCGCGCGGGACGAAATTGCCCAACAATTATACGGCTCTATGGGAAACCCCACGGCTAATTTTTTGGTCGCGCCGCAACAGTTTGTCTCCCCCAACACCCGCTACGAATTTAACCCGGAAAAAGCCGCCACCTTACTCGACGATGCCGGATGGAAGGACACAGACGGGAACGGCATTCGCGATAAAAATGGGGTCGAGATGCGCATTATTTTCCAAACCTCCGTCAATCCCCTACGTCAAAAAACCCAGGAAATTATCAAACAAGCACTCACAAAAATTGGCGTTGCAGTCGAACTTAAAAGTATCGATCCCAGCGTTTTCTTTTCTAGCGATCCTGCGAGTCGCGACACAACAGAACGCTTTGAAGCAGACTTGCAAATGTTCACCACCGGGAATACCAATCCCGATCCAGTTTCGTATTTGCAAACCTATATTTGTAATAGCATCCCTCAAAAGAAAAATAATTGGTCGGGGGATAATGTGTCTCGCTACTGCAATCCGGAATACGATGCACTTTGGCAGCAATCCACAGAAGAATTAGATCCGCAAAAACGTCAAGCTTTGTTTATTCAAATGAACGATCTGCTCGTAAACCAAGCTGTTGTTCTACCCATTGTCGATCGCCAAGAAACCGTAGGGGTCAGTAATTCCCTCGATGGGTTTGAGTTAACGCCGTGGGATTTAAATACTTGGAAAATTGCTCAGTGGAAGCGAAAGGAGGGGTAA
- a CDS encoding SUMF1/EgtB/PvdO family nonheme iron enzyme, with protein MRGGSWNNNPRNCRSANRNRNNPGNRNNNIGFRVACVAASTLLCQN; from the coding sequence CTGCGGGGTGGTTCTTGGAACAACAATCCTAGGAACTGCCGTTCCGCGAATCGCAATAGGAACAATCCGGGTAACCGCAACAACAATATCGGTTTTCGGGTTGCGTGCGTGGCGGCGAGTACTCTTCTGTGCCAGAACTGA
- a CDS encoding bifunctional serine/threonine-protein kinase/formylglycine-generating enzyme family protein, whose amino-acid sequence MPKWGQPTENYALMDWQPEHQLQNGKYIIKEVLGKGGFGVTYKALLNPLNEQVVIKTTYEYRKNSSTYDQYVQQFEREGQKMAQLSGEFHPHIVRVRDWFVEDEKPYLVMDFVPGKDLFKVVRSKGRLPEAEAIGCIQQIGDALVTSHHMGLVHRDIHPGNIILRRKSHAVLIDFGLAKEIVPSTISSTGIGGNRGFAPYEQLVRGSREPNVDVYGLAATLYYVVTGQCPLDSYTRKIDDFPLIAPQEIVPHLSKRLNEAIVQGMALEAKDRPQSMQDWLRLLEAPRETVTPVETPSPPSPPPAPARTEPKERNAPPSETPKAVLPPNPTPTPKKAVSRKKITPKPVSPKPARTVQRNSPPQRVRGNVTRAKFLRWLGFGSAGIVITIVAGSLLSRESDTSPDVDTSPDIDFNDLPNLPDSASAFEFEAVTVNNKGEIVKRQSHQAKSFAEDLGSGVKLEMVAIPGGTFWMGSPEGEGFDSGKPQHEVSVTPFFIGKYEVTQEQWKAVAALPKIERDLEPDPSSFRGAKHPVERVSWYDTEEFCKRLSKQTGHEYRLPSEAEWEYACRAGTTTPFHFGATLTDQLANYDASEIYANEPKGEYRQQTTEVGSFPFNAFGVYDMHGNVWEWCADHWHDNYNGVPNDGTIWLSSNEDGARLLRGGSWDYYPRCCRSASRYWDYPGSRSYAIGFRVACVAART is encoded by the coding sequence GTGCCAAAATGGGGTCAGCCTACGGAAAACTACGCACTCATGGACTGGCAGCCAGAGCATCAGCTTCAAAACGGGAAATACATAATCAAGGAAGTTCTGGGAAAAGGAGGATTTGGGGTTACTTATAAAGCACTGCTCAATCCCCTGAACGAGCAAGTCGTTATTAAAACAACCTACGAATACCGTAAAAACAGCTCAACTTACGATCAATATGTGCAGCAATTCGAGCGAGAGGGGCAAAAGATGGCGCAACTCTCTGGCGAGTTTCATCCGCATATCGTTCGGGTGCGCGATTGGTTTGTGGAGGATGAGAAACCTTATCTGGTAATGGATTTCGTGCCGGGAAAGGATTTATTTAAGGTCGTGCGCAGCAAGGGAAGATTGCCGGAAGCGGAGGCGATAGGCTGTATTCAACAGATTGGGGATGCGTTGGTGACGAGCCATCACATGGGATTGGTGCATCGAGATATTCACCCCGGTAACATTATTTTGCGACGGAAGAGCCATGCAGTTTTGATTGATTTTGGTTTGGCGAAAGAGATTGTTCCTTCTACCATCAGTTCGACAGGGATTGGGGGAAATCGCGGTTTTGCGCCTTACGAACAATTGGTGCGCGGTAGCCGAGAACCAAATGTGGATGTGTATGGTTTGGCAGCAACTTTATATTATGTGGTAACGGGTCAATGTCCTCTAGATTCCTATACGCGAAAGATCGATGATTTCCCATTGATTGCACCCCAGGAAATCGTTCCTCACCTCAGCAAGCGGTTAAATGAAGCGATTGTGCAAGGGATGGCGTTGGAAGCGAAAGATCGCCCACAGTCGATGCAAGACTGGTTGAGGTTGCTGGAAGCACCGCGAGAGACTGTAACTCCTGTAGAAACGCCTTCACCGCCAAGTCCGCCACCTGCACCCGCTAGAACTGAACCGAAAGAAAGGAATGCACCGCCTTCAGAAACACCCAAAGCCGTCTTGCCACCAAACCCAACACCCACACCCAAAAAAGCTGTTTCTCGAAAAAAAATAACACCAAAGCCTGTCTCACCTAAGCCAGCGAGAACTGTGCAGAGAAATTCGCCTCCTCAGAGAGTAAGGGGAAATGTAACGCGAGCAAAGTTTCTCAGATGGTTGGGATTTGGGAGTGCGGGAATCGTGATAACGATTGTTGCGGGTTCGCTGTTGTCGAGAGAGTCCGATACAAGTCCAGATGTAGATACAAGTCCAGACATTGACTTCAACGATCTTCCCAACCTTCCCGACTCAGCAAGTGCTTTTGAATTTGAGGCTGTAACAGTGAATAACAAGGGTGAGATTGTTAAACGCCAATCTCACCAAGCAAAGTCTTTTGCCGAAGATTTGGGTAGTGGGGTCAAGTTAGAGATGGTTGCGATTCCAGGCGGTACATTTTGGATGGGTTCACCGGAAGGAGAGGGATTTGATAGTGGGAAGCCACAGCATGAAGTGAGCGTCACACCTTTCTTTATCGGTAAATACGAAGTTACTCAGGAACAGTGGAAAGCCGTTGCTGCACTACCAAAAATCGAGCGCGACTTAGAACCAGACCCATCTTCTTTTAGAGGAGCAAAGCATCCGGTAGAGCGTGTTTCCTGGTACGACACAGAAGAATTTTGTAAGCGGTTATCGAAACAGACAGGACATGAATATCGACTTCCCAGCGAGGCGGAGTGGGAGTACGCTTGTCGTGCGGGGACGACAACCCCTTTTCACTTTGGTGCAACTCTAACCGATCAATTAGCCAATTATGATGCTAGCGAAATCTATGCCAACGAACCAAAGGGGGAATATCGCCAACAGACGACAGAGGTTGGAAGTTTTCCCTTCAATGCTTTTGGTGTGTACGATATGCACGGAAATGTCTGGGAATGGTGCGCTGACCATTGGCACGATAATTATAATGGAGTGCCTAACGATGGAACTATATGGCTAAGTAGTAATGAAGATGGCGCTCGCCTGCTGCGGGGTGGTTCTTGGGACTACTATCCTAGGTGCTGCCGTTCCGCGAGTCGCTATTGGGACTATCCGGGTAGCCGCAGCTACGCTATCGGTTTTCGGGTTGCGTGCGTGGCGGCGAGGACTTAA